One window from the genome of Castellaniella sp. MT123 encodes:
- the rplV gene encoding 50S ribosomal protein L22, translating into METTAVIRGVHISAQKTRLVADLIRGKSVAHALNTLTFSPKKAAGILKKALESAIANAEHNDGADIDELKVTTIYVDKAQSMKRFSARAKGRGNRIEKQTCHIVVKVGA; encoded by the coding sequence ATGGAAACCACCGCAGTCATTCGCGGCGTCCATATTTCTGCGCAGAAGACCCGCCTGGTGGCGGATCTGATCCGCGGGAAGTCCGTGGCGCACGCACTCAACACCCTGACGTTCAGCCCCAAAAAGGCTGCCGGCATCCTGAAAAAGGCGCTCGAATCGGCCATCGCCAATGCCGAGCACAACGACGGGGCCGATATCGACGAACTGAAGGTCACCACGATCTATGTCGACAAGGCACAGTCGATGAAGCGTTTCTCGGCTCGCGCCAAGGGCCGCGGCAACCGCATCGAAAAGCAGACCTGCCACATCGTGGTCAAGGTCGGGGCCTAA